In Bactrocera oleae isolate idBacOlea1 chromosome 3, idBacOlea1, whole genome shotgun sequence, a genomic segment contains:
- the CCT4 gene encoding T-complex protein 1 subunit delta, with product MAPKANFVPVKPKGQAFKDKSKPADVRLSNIQAAKAVSDAIRTSLGPRGMDKMIQAGNGEVSITNDGATILKQMNVLHPAAKMLVELSRAQDVEAGDGTTSVVVIAGALLEACEKLLHKGIHPTAISDSFQRCANKAIEILTDMSTPIELTDRDTLIKSASTSLNSKVVSQQSNLLAPLAVDAVLKVTEPGKEGAVDLKNIKVIRSLGGTVEDTELIEGLVFTSRSAGTNAPKRIEKAKIGLIQFCISAPKTDMDHNVIVSDYAAMDRVLKEERAYILNIVKQIKKAGCNVLLVQKSILRDAVSDLAQHFLDKIKCLVVKDVEREDIEFVCKTLNCRPIASLDHFVAENLINADLVEEVPSGTTKFVKITGIQNPGRTVSIVCRGSNKLVLEEAARSLHDALCVVRCLVKKRAQIVGGGAPEIEMALQLAAYAQTVEGVDAYCFRAFADALEVIPSTLAENAGLNPIATVTELRNRHAQGEKTAGINVRKGAITDILAENVLQPLLVSISAISLSTETVRSILKIDDIVNTMS from the exons ATGGCTCCGAAAGCAAACTTCGTTCCGGTTAAACCAAAAGGTCAAGCCTTTAAAGATAAATCGAAACCGGCTGATGTGCGTCTATCAAATATTCAGGCAGCAAAAG ccGTTTCGGATGCTATTCGCACCAGCTTAGGTCCGCGCGGTATGGACAAAATGATTCAAGCCGGCAATGGAGAAGTATCGATCACAAATGACGGTGCTACCATTCTAAAACAGATGAATGTACTCCATCCGGCTGCAAAAATGTTAGTAGAACTATCACGTGCTCAAGATGTTGAGGCCGGTGACGGTACAACTTCTGTGGTTGTCATAGCTGGTGCTTTATTGGAAGCTTGTGAAAAGTTATTGCATAAGGGTATTCATCCTACTGCAATTTCCGATTCGTTCCAACGTTGTGCAAACAAAGCTATCGAAATTCTTACTGATATGTCTACACCAATCGAGTTAACCGATAGAGATACACTCATTAAGAGTGCATCAACTTCATTGAATTCCAAAGTAGTTTCTCAACAGAGCAATCTATTGGCCCCCCTCGCTGTGGATGCTGTACTAAAGGTAACAGAACCAGGAAAAGAGGGAGCtgttgatttgaaaaatattaaagttatcCGCAGTCTTGGAGGCACCGTCGAGGATACCGAATTAATTGAGGGTTTGGTGTTTACTTCGCGTTCGGCTGGTACAAATGCACCAAAGCGCattgaaaaagcaaaaattggcttgatACAATTCTGCATTTCGGCACCAAAAACTGAC aTGGATCACAATGTTATCGTGTCAGATTATGCTGCCATGGATCGTGTATTGAAAGAGGAGCGTGCATACATTTTAAACATTGTAAAGCAAATCAAAAAAGCCGGTTGCAACGTACTTTTGGTACAGAAATCAATCTTAAG AGATGCGGTTTCTGATTTGGCGCAACATTTCTTGGACAAAATCAAGTGCCTTGTAGTCAAGGATGTTGAGCGTGAAGACATTGAATTTGTCTGCAAGACACTAAATTGCCGTCCTATTGCATCGTTGGACCATTTTGTTGCTGAAAATCTGATAAACGCTGATTTAGTCGAGGAAGTGCCAAGTGGTACTACGAAATTCGTAAAAATTACCGGCATACAAAATCCGGGACGCACGGTATCAATTGTGTGTCGTGGTTCCAACAAATTAGTGCTTGAGGAAGCAGCACGTTCATTGCATGATGCACTTTGCGTCGTGCGTTGTTTGGTCAAGAAGCGTGCACAAATTGTTGGCGGTGGTGCACCAGAAATAGAAATGGCTTTACAATTGGCTGCCTATGCACAAACTGTTGAAGGTGTTGACGCTTACTGCTTCCGTGCATTTGCTGATGCACTAGAGGTTATACCATCAACTTTAGCTGAGAATGCTGGTCTTAATCCGATTGCAACTGTAACTGAGTTGAGAAATCGCCATGCGCAAGGTGAAAAGACTGCTGGTATTAATGTGCGCAAGGGTGCTATCACCGATATTCTGGCTGAGAATGTGTTACAACCACTGTTGGTCAGTATTTCGGCAATTTCTTTGTCTACAGAAACAGTGCGCTCCATTCTAAAGATTGATGATATT gtTAACACCATGAGTtaa